In a genomic window of Pseudomonas mohnii:
- a CDS encoding ABC transporter permease: MNSLIHLLRRGRGLLLPMVLIGLWEIASRQGSAQAYAFVPLEVIGQGLVELIDSGALLISTLASLQRTCIGLLLGVTLGIAVGASMAMSTVVERVIGPLYHMMRQVPILGLIPLIALWFGSGEGAKILIVSLAAFYPMTLNTFEGFSHIEPRYREVGRVFEFGPVQQLTQVLLPSALPSIANGALHALAFAWVSSVGVELFLSTGAGLGNLMMNAEAGSRMEVVVIGVLCIGLLGYAMNQLFTRLSQHLLRWRDTR, from the coding sequence ATGAATTCACTGATTCACCTGCTGCGTAGAGGTCGTGGCTTGTTGTTGCCGATGGTACTGATCGGCCTGTGGGAAATCGCCTCGCGCCAGGGCAGCGCGCAGGCTTATGCGTTTGTACCCCTGGAAGTGATCGGCCAAGGCCTGGTGGAGTTGATCGACAGCGGTGCGTTGCTGATCAGCACGCTGGCCAGCCTGCAACGTACCTGCATCGGGCTGCTGCTGGGGGTCACGCTGGGTATTGCCGTTGGTGCATCCATGGCGATGTCGACCGTGGTCGAGCGGGTCATCGGGCCGCTTTACCACATGATGCGACAAGTGCCGATCCTGGGACTGATCCCGCTGATCGCCCTGTGGTTCGGCAGTGGTGAGGGAGCCAAGATACTGATCGTCAGCCTCGCCGCGTTCTATCCCATGACGCTCAACACCTTTGAAGGCTTCAGCCATATCGAACCACGATACCGGGAAGTCGGCCGGGTTTTCGAATTTGGACCGGTTCAGCAACTGACCCAAGTGCTACTGCCGAGCGCCCTGCCCTCCATCGCCAACGGTGCGCTGCATGCCCTGGCATTCGCCTGGGTGAGTTCCGTCGGTGTCGAGTTGTTTCTCTCGACTGGCGCGGGGCTGGGCAACCTGATGATGAATGCCGAGGCGGGCTCACGCATGGAAGTCGTGGTCATCGGCGTGCTCTGCATCGGCCTGCTCGGCTACGCAATGAACCAATTGTTCACGCGCTTGAGCCAGCACCTGCTGCGCTGGCGCGACACTCGTTAA
- a CDS encoding ABC transporter ATP-binding protein, producing the protein MNASLKQHWLDQTTHLPGSLDIRGLGKQYAIEGKPLTVLQDINLSVKPGEFVSIVGASGCGKSSLLRLIVGLEAQYSGDILLDGKRIDSTSLERGIVFQDHRLFPWKTVEQNIAVALKNHPLTKKEKTRLVAEHIQLVNLQGFENAYPHQLSGGMAQRAAIARALINKPKILLLDEPFGALDALTRVHLQRELQRLWVQQRSTMIMVTHDVEEALYLGDRVIVMDARPGRIKHEIHVNLPHPRERHSPRLQKLKDELLTELVGSDHVEVAHV; encoded by the coding sequence ATGAACGCATCACTCAAGCAACATTGGCTGGATCAGACCACCCACCTGCCGGGTTCCCTGGACATACGCGGCCTGGGCAAGCAGTACGCCATCGAAGGCAAACCGTTAACGGTGCTCCAGGACATCAACCTGTCGGTCAAACCCGGTGAATTCGTCAGCATCGTCGGTGCCAGCGGCTGCGGAAAATCTTCCTTGCTGCGTTTGATTGTCGGCCTTGAAGCCCAGTACAGCGGCGACATCCTGCTCGATGGAAAACGTATCGACTCCACCAGCCTGGAACGCGGCATCGTGTTCCAGGACCACCGCTTGTTCCCGTGGAAAACCGTCGAGCAAAACATCGCGGTGGCCCTGAAAAACCACCCCCTGACGAAAAAGGAGAAAACCCGACTGGTGGCTGAACACATTCAGCTGGTCAATTTGCAAGGGTTTGAAAATGCCTACCCGCATCAGTTGTCCGGTGGCATGGCACAGCGTGCAGCAATTGCCCGCGCGTTGATCAACAAACCGAAAATCCTCTTGCTCGACGAACCGTTTGGCGCCCTCGACGCGCTGACTCGCGTCCACCTGCAACGCGAGCTGCAACGCCTGTGGGTGCAGCAACGCAGCACGATGATCATGGTCACTCACGACGTCGAAGAAGCGCTGTACCTCGGCGATCGGGTGATCGTCATGGACGCTCGTCCGGGGCGCATCAAACACGAAATCCACGTCAACCTGCCCCACCCTCGCGAACGCCATTCGCCGCGCTTGCAGAAGCTCAAGGACGAGCTGCTGACCGAGCTGGTCGGCAGCGATCACGTCGAGGTTGCGCACGTGTAG
- a CDS encoding sigma-54 interaction domain-containing protein, protein MALITHPHARELTKSVRATVLVFKDPRSLELLNRIERLAPSDANALIMGETGTGKELVARHIHNLSHRRNEPFVAVNCGAFAETLVESELFGHEKGAFTGATTSKAGWFEAAKGGTLFLDEIGDLPLNMQVKLLRVLQEREVVRLGSRTPIPINVRLVSATNVNLADAVVAGNFREDLFYRLHVATIRLPALRERPGDILPLAEFFLEEHCQRLGYNRATLSPECERKLLEHSWPGNIRELENSIHHALLVCLNKRVQPEDLHLVDMRNHGARANGSPLAVATAQSPASLEEALAKLFEQNLPNLYEHIEETVFREAYRFCHGNQLQTGRVLGISRNIVRARLEKIGVLAQSPRSASLEAAKH, encoded by the coding sequence ATGGCACTGATTACACATCCCCATGCTCGCGAACTGACCAAATCGGTCCGGGCCACCGTACTGGTGTTCAAGGACCCTCGTTCACTGGAACTGCTCAATCGCATTGAGCGCCTGGCGCCCAGCGATGCCAACGCGCTGATCATGGGCGAAACCGGCACCGGCAAAGAACTGGTCGCGCGGCACATTCACAATCTCAGTCATCGTCGTAACGAACCCTTCGTCGCGGTCAACTGCGGAGCGTTTGCCGAGACACTGGTGGAAAGCGAATTGTTCGGTCACGAGAAAGGCGCTTTCACCGGCGCCACCACCAGCAAGGCCGGATGGTTCGAAGCCGCCAAGGGCGGCACGCTGTTTCTCGATGAAATAGGCGACTTGCCGCTGAACATGCAAGTCAAGCTCCTGCGAGTGCTGCAGGAGCGCGAAGTGGTGCGCCTGGGCTCGCGCACGCCGATCCCGATCAATGTGCGTCTGGTGTCCGCCACCAACGTCAACCTGGCCGATGCTGTGGTCGCCGGCAACTTTCGCGAGGACTTGTTCTACCGTCTGCACGTCGCAACGATTCGCCTGCCGGCACTGCGTGAACGGCCGGGCGACATCCTTCCCCTGGCAGAATTTTTCCTTGAAGAACATTGCCAGCGACTTGGCTACAACCGCGCCACATTGAGCCCGGAATGCGAACGCAAGCTGCTCGAGCACAGTTGGCCGGGAAACATCCGCGAGCTGGAAAACTCCATTCATCACGCGTTGCTCGTGTGCCTGAACAAGCGTGTGCAACCGGAAGACTTGCACCTTGTGGACATGCGCAACCACGGCGCTCGCGCGAACGGTTCGCCATTGGCCGTTGCTACCGCCCAGTCGCCTGCGAGCCTGGAAGAAGCACTGGCAAAACTGTTCGAACAGAACCTGCCAAACCTTTACGAGCACATCGAAGAAACGGTGTTTCGTGAAGCCTATCGGTTTTGCCATGGCAATCAATTGCAGACCGGGAGAGTTCTGGGCATCAGTCGCAACATTGTGCGCGCCCGTCTGGAAAAGATCGGCGTACTCGCTCAATCGCCGCGCAGCGCCAGCCTGGAGGCCGCTAAACACTGA
- a CDS encoding energy transducer TonB, protein MGKVQTTAAVPEALWSQAPVGALVDLGRAPREPLERLRLQRAPKDVLSRREGVLLGVLALLAHGAVIFWIIQQPTTVLPVVPPQIPPMTIEFSQPAPPVVEPPPPPPPPPPVVEPPPPIVDELAAKPAPKPIPKPKPVVKPAPKPVPKAVEQPPAPPQLPAPVAAPPAPAAPAPVTPASANAAYLKNPAPEYPSLAQRRGWEGTVLLRVQVLPSGKPGEIQIQKSSGRQQLDDAALNAVKRWSFVPAKQGDVAQVGWVSVPIDFKIN, encoded by the coding sequence ATGGGCAAAGTCCAAACCACTGCCGCGGTGCCGGAGGCGCTATGGAGCCAGGCGCCGGTTGGCGCGCTGGTCGACCTCGGCCGGGCACCTCGAGAGCCGTTGGAGCGACTGCGGTTGCAGCGAGCACCCAAAGACGTGTTAAGCCGCCGTGAAGGCGTCTTGCTCGGGGTGCTCGCGTTGTTGGCACACGGCGCGGTGATCTTCTGGATCATTCAGCAACCGACCACGGTATTGCCTGTCGTGCCGCCGCAGATTCCGCCGATGACCATCGAGTTCTCGCAACCGGCACCACCCGTCGTCGAACCGCCACCGCCTCCGCCACCACCGCCACCCGTGGTCGAACCACCGCCGCCCATCGTCGACGAACTGGCCGCGAAACCAGCGCCCAAGCCGATTCCAAAACCCAAGCCCGTGGTCAAGCCGGCGCCCAAGCCTGTACCCAAAGCGGTCGAGCAACCGCCGGCGCCACCACAACTGCCAGCACCGGTCGCAGCACCGCCCGCCCCTGCGGCACCCGCTCCGGTGACGCCGGCTTCGGCCAATGCGGCGTACCTGAAGAACCCGGCGCCGGAGTACCCGTCGCTGGCGCAGCGTCGCGGTTGGGAAGGCACGGTGCTGTTACGGGTCCAGGTTCTGCCGAGCGGCAAACCGGGTGAGATCCAGATCCAGAAAAGCAGTGGTCGCCAGCAACTCGACGACGCGGCGTTGAATGCCGTGAAACGCTGGAGTTTCGTACCGGCCAAACAGGGCGATGTCGCCCAGGTCGGCTGGGTCAGCGTGCCCATCGATTTCAAAATCAATTAA
- a CDS encoding MotA/TolQ/ExbB proton channel family protein has translation MTLLASPLESIESAVIWLLVVFSVATWGLALLKGVQFGRLKAQDRRFHKQFWAAPSLGSAAALADTQPGAAARVAQAGYAAIQVGETPHAADLSQAINHQDRLERALRQQIVRERRSLETGLAVVASIGSTSPFIGLFGTVWGIMEALKGISAAGSASLETVAGPIGAALVATGVGIAVAVPAVLVYNYFLRRLKLTAADLDDFAHDFYSLAQKSAFRVQVNPVTRKVAVPGNAHKVQEAS, from the coding sequence ATGACGTTACTGGCCTCTCCACTTGAATCCATCGAAAGCGCGGTCATCTGGCTGCTGGTGGTATTTTCCGTCGCCACCTGGGGCCTGGCCCTGCTCAAGGGCGTGCAATTCGGTCGCCTGAAAGCGCAGGATCGCAGGTTCCACAAACAGTTCTGGGCCGCGCCGAGCCTGGGCTCGGCTGCGGCATTGGCCGACACCCAACCCGGTGCCGCGGCACGCGTGGCACAGGCCGGTTATGCCGCGATCCAGGTCGGTGAAACACCGCATGCGGCTGACCTGAGTCAGGCGATCAATCATCAGGACCGCCTCGAACGCGCCTTGCGCCAACAGATCGTAAGGGAACGCCGGTCGCTGGAAACCGGGCTGGCGGTGGTCGCGAGTATTGGCAGTACGTCGCCGTTCATTGGTTTGTTCGGCACTGTGTGGGGCATCATGGAAGCCTTGAAAGGCATCAGCGCGGCCGGTTCCGCCAGCCTGGAAACCGTCGCCGGCCCCATCGGGGCCGCCCTGGTCGCCACTGGCGTGGGGATTGCAGTCGCCGTGCCCGCGGTGCTGGTCTACAACTACTTCCTGCGGCGACTGAAGCTGACCGCTGCCGACCTCGACGATTTCGCCCATGATTTCTACAGCCTCGCGCAGAAGAGCGCATTCCGTGTCCAGGTGAATCCGGTCACCCGCAAGGTGGCGGTCCCGGGCAACGCGCACAAAGTGCAGGAGGCTTCCTGA
- a CDS encoding ExbD/TolR family protein, producing the protein MAFSTQDSDEVLSEINVTPLVDVMLVLLVVFIVTAPLLTNAIPINLPKTEAVAPVEQKDPLVVSIDAAGKLFINKDEIQPDLLELNLQAAKAKDPDVRVQLQADDGVNYGEVARAMASIERAGITKLSVITAR; encoded by the coding sequence ATGGCCTTCTCCACGCAAGACAGCGACGAGGTGCTGAGCGAGATCAACGTGACACCGCTGGTGGACGTGATGCTGGTACTGCTGGTGGTGTTCATTGTCACCGCCCCCCTGCTGACCAACGCCATTCCGATCAATCTGCCCAAGACCGAAGCCGTGGCACCGGTCGAGCAAAAGGACCCGTTGGTGGTGAGCATTGATGCGGCCGGCAAGCTGTTCATCAACAAGGACGAGATCCAGCCGGACTTGCTGGAACTCAACCTGCAGGCGGCCAAGGCCAAGGACCCCGACGTGCGGGTGCAATTGCAGGCCGATGACGGGGTGAACTATGGCGAAGTGGCGCGGGCGATGGCATCGATCGAACGCGCCGGCATCACCAAGCTGTCAGTGATTACTGCGCGATAA